GCGACGCCACGCAGATCCACGGCGGCTACGGCTTCATGAACGAGTACCCGGTGGCCCGGATGTGGCGCGACTCGAAGATCCTGGAGATCGGCGAGGGCACGTCGGAGGTCCAGCGGATGCTGATCGCCCGGGAGCTGGGACTGCCGGGCTGACCTGCCGCCTGCCGCACTGCGTGCTGCCGCCCCGTCCGCCGTGGAGCACTCCGCGGCGGACGGGGCGGACGTGCGGGCGGGGCCCGTCGGCGTTACGGGCGGGACTCCGATGTGATCGTGAACGGTCCCTCGGCGGCGGCCACGCACGGGACGACGTCCGATACCGCGCCCGCCGCCACACCCGATTCGCAGAGCCGGCCGCCGTCCTCGCGCAGGTCGAGGTGGAAGCGGGTCTTCTTGCCGTCCTGCTTGAGGTGGTGGATGCGTTCGTCGGTGTAGCCGAGGCTGTTCAGGGTCTTCCGGACCTTGGCGGTGGTGGGGTCCGCGAGCATCTGCAGCGCCGCGATGACGCGCTGTTCGTGGTGGACGCTCACACACCGTTCGCGGTCGTCCAGCTCCGCTTCGGGCCCGGTGGGAGGAGCGGGTTCGACCGGGTCGGCAGGAGGTGTCTCCCCGGGGGCGACGCTCTCCGGCTCCTCCGTATCGGGCTTGCTCGCGCCGGCGGGTCTCCGCGAGTTCACTCCCGGCTCGGGGCACGCCTTCTCGAACCTGTCGAACAGCGCCTGGGCCGCTCCCTGTTCGGGGGGCGGCTGCTGGGACACCGCCGAGGAACCGGCGCTCCCGCTCTGCCGGCCGCCGTCACTCTGTTCAGTTCCGCAGCCGGTGAGGACCACAGCGGTGACGGCAGTGAGAGCGGCAGCCGCGAGAATGCGCCGGCCGGGGGTGAACACGCTGATGGGGCCTCGGATGTGTGTCATGCGCCGAGTCTCTGTCGGGCACGTGCGCCCGGCTTGAGTACGGATACTCATCGTCCCGGGCCATTCACCGGCAGGGGGCGGGGTCGGAACCTGCCGGCCCCGCGGTCCTTCCGGACGGCCGCGACGGGAAGGCCCGGCCGGCACGGCGTTTCCGCCCGCACACGGGCCTCGCCCGCGAGGTCCGTACGTCTCAGCGCCAGGCGTGGCGGATCTTCAGCCGTCCGTATCCCAGCGCCCCCGAGAAGCGGATACGCGGCGCGTCGGGGCGGGACGGCTGCCGGGGCCGGTAGCGCAGGTCCTTCCACCCGGTCGCCAGGCCCTCGACCTCGACGATCGCGTCCCTCGGCACGATGATGCTCGCGTTGCCGGTGCCGAGACTCAGCTCGATGTCGATGACCGGATACGTGAGGACCGCCCGGGACAGGTCCAGGCGTACCCGCCCGAAGGCGGACTCGACCTTGAGAGTTCTGGGCACCTGCCACGCGCCGCGCCGCGTGATCCGCCCCCCGGCGGCGGCGATCGTCGCCGTCGTACCCGGGTCCTCCGCCGGGAGCGCGTCCAGGGCCACCGCGAGCTCGCCATAGGTCGTGGCGGAGAGCACCCGGTCGAGGCGGCCGTCCATCTCCTCGTGCGTGATGCGCTGTTCGGCGTACGCCTCCCGCACGCGCAACACGGCGCTCTCACGGTCGTCTTCGCCGACGCGCGTCGAGGCGCTTCGCTGAGGTGGGGTCACCGGTTCACCTTAGCGCCGCGCCAACCGCCGTGGCATGCAGCGCACTTGGGATCTCAGGAGGCCGACGCCCCCTCGCTCTGCCGGGCGTCGTAGTCGCTCCGTGCCTTCGCGATCTCCTGCTGGTGGCTCTCGGTCCAGTCGACGAGCGACCTGATCGTCGTGTGCAGGGTCGCGCCCAGCTCCGTCAGCTCGTACTCCACGCGGGGCGGGACGACGGGGTACACCGTGCGCCGCACCAGACCGTCGCGTTCGAGCTGGCGCAGGGTCACCGTGAGCATCCGCTGGCTGATGCCCTCGATGAGCCGCCGCAGCTCGGAGAAGCGCAGCGTGCGGCGTTCCAGGTGGGCGATGGCGAGGAGCGACCACTTGTCCGCGACGCGGTCGAGGATCTGCCGCACCTCGCAGCCCTCGCGGACGTCCCACTGGCTGATGTCGTAGTCCGGAGCGGCGTCGGTATCGGCGCAGTGACTCGGTGACTTCGAAGTGCCTTCTTCCATACCGCCCCACGGTGCCGCAAGCTTCGAGTGGTTACAAGAGGGAACCGACCACCGGTCCGGTAACTCGTTCTTTCCGCGCTGCTTGAGGCCTCCGCACGCGAACTCCTCACCACTGTTCCGCTGTTGTGGCGGCTCGCCATGCCCGTTTCCGGCCCGCATCCATCCGCGCACAAGGAGATTCCCGTGTCCTCATCACCGTCCGCACCGGCATCGAGCAGCGGCCGCATGACCGGCCGTGCCTGGGGCGTGCTGCTCGTCCTGTGCGGCGCGATCTTCCTCGAAGGCATCGATGTGGCCATGCTGAACGTGGCCCTGCCCGCGATCCGCGAGGATCTCGGTCTGTCCACCGGCACCCTCCAGTGGGTGATGAGCGCGTACGTCCTGGGCTACGGCGGGTTCATGCTGCTGGGCGGACGGGCGGCCGATCTCTTCGGCCGTCGCCGGATGTTCGTCCTCTGGCTCGTGGTGTTCCTGCTCTTCTCCGGGCTCGGCGGTCTGGCCACCGAGGGCTGGATGCTGATCGTCGCCCGTTTCGTGACGGGGATCGCCGCGGCGTTCATGACCCCGGCCGGTCTGTCGATCATCACCACCGGCTTTCCGGAGGGGCCGCAGCGCGACAAGGCCCTCCTCGTCTACGCGGGCACCGCCGCCGGGGGCTTCTCGATCGGTCTGGTCGTCGGCGGGGTGCTCTCCGCGATCGACTGGCGGTGGGTGTTCTTCGCCCCGGTCGTCCTCTCGCTGGGCATCCTGCTCGCCGCGCTGGCGCTCATCCCCGCCTCGCCCCGCCCGGACCGCACCGGGCAGGGCGTCGACCTGGCCGGAGCGGTCACCGTCACCGCGGGCATCCTGCTGCTCGTCCTCGGCGTCGAGCGGGCCGCGCACGCCCCGGCCGTCTGGACCGTCGGCACGGTCGGCGCGGCGCTGCTCCTGTTCCTGGCGTTCGTCGTCATCGAGCGCTCCTCGCCCTCGCCGCTGGTGCGCCCGGGCATCTTCCGCAGCGGGTCACTGGTCCGCGCCAATGTGTCGGGGCTGCTCTTCGCCGCGGGGTTCTTCGGCTTCCAGTTCATCGCCGTGCTCTACCTCCAGGAGCTGCGCGGCTGGTCGTCCCTGCAGACCAGTTTCGCCCTGATCGTCATGGGCGTGGACGCGGTGCTCTCGCCGCTCCTGGCCCCGAAGCTGGTGGCCCGGTTCGGCAACGCCCGGCTCATCTTCGGCGGGCTGCTCGCCGCGGCGCTCTCGTACGCCCTCTTCCTGCCGCTCGCCGCGGACTGGACGTACGCGGCGATGTTCCCGAGTCTGCTCCTGGTGGGGGTGGCCTTCTCCCTGGTCTACGGGCCGCTGACCATCGTGGCCACGGACGGCGTCGCCGAGGAGGAGCAGGGGGTGGCCGGCGGACTGCTCTACACGTCCTTCCAGTTCGGTGCCGCGCTGGGGCTGTCCGCCGTGACCGCCGTCAACATCAGCGCGACGGACGGGACATCACCCGCCGCCCTCCTCGACGGGTACCGAGCGGCCCTGGTCGTCCCGCTGGCCGCCGCCCTGGTCGCCGCCGCCGTCAGCGCGTTCGGCCTCCGGGCCCGGCGGACGCGGGCGGGCAGCGCCCCGGGCGGCGGCCACGGGGCCGGGTCGGACAGGAGCAGCGCACCGGGCGGGGTCGAGCAGCCCGCCGGGCCAGGGTCCTGACCGCGCGCACGGCAGAGTCCCGCCATGGATCTCCGGCATCGGGCCGACAACCCCCGATCGCTCGGGGTCTCTCGGCGCCTCGGGTATGTGGACGGCGGCCTGGACACGGGTGTCGCGCACGGGGCCCCGGTCACGCTGCGGCGGCTGCGCCTGGA
This sequence is a window from Streptomyces parvus. Protein-coding genes within it:
- a CDS encoding helix-turn-helix domain-containing protein; translated protein: MEEGTSKSPSHCADTDAAPDYDISQWDVREGCEVRQILDRVADKWSLLAIAHLERRTLRFSELRRLIEGISQRMLTVTLRQLERDGLVRRTVYPVVPPRVEYELTELGATLHTTIRSLVDWTESHQQEIAKARSDYDARQSEGASAS
- a CDS encoding DUF1707 domain-containing protein, with amino-acid sequence MTPPQRSASTRVGEDDRESAVLRVREAYAEQRITHEEMDGRLDRVLSATTYGELAVALDALPAEDPGTTATIAAAGGRITRRGAWQVPRTLKVESAFGRVRLDLSRAVLTYPVIDIELSLGTGNASIIVPRDAIVEVEGLATGWKDLRYRPRQPSRPDAPRIRFSGALGYGRLKIRHAWR
- a CDS encoding MFS transporter, which codes for MTGRAWGVLLVLCGAIFLEGIDVAMLNVALPAIREDLGLSTGTLQWVMSAYVLGYGGFMLLGGRAADLFGRRRMFVLWLVVFLLFSGLGGLATEGWMLIVARFVTGIAAAFMTPAGLSIITTGFPEGPQRDKALLVYAGTAAGGFSIGLVVGGVLSAIDWRWVFFAPVVLSLGILLAALALIPASPRPDRTGQGVDLAGAVTVTAGILLLVLGVERAAHAPAVWTVGTVGAALLLFLAFVVIERSSPSPLVRPGIFRSGSLVRANVSGLLFAAGFFGFQFIAVLYLQELRGWSSLQTSFALIVMGVDAVLSPLLAPKLVARFGNARLIFGGLLAAALSYALFLPLAADWTYAAMFPSLLLVGVAFSLVYGPLTIVATDGVAEEEQGVAGGLLYTSFQFGAALGLSAVTAVNISATDGTSPAALLDGYRAALVVPLAAALVAAAVSAFGLRARRTRAGSAPGGGHGAGSDRSSAPGGVEQPAGPGS